The DNA region TTAATTTTAGACGCATTCATGTTTGTTTTCGAAGCTGAtgtttgtcgacatgagaCCATAGCAGCGTTCTGATATTTGAATACACACTTCGATACCAGTTGTGACACGCATATCCTTCCGAGCgattctcaccaccaacgtAAATCTCAAGGCGAAATCTGTTGAAGATTGAGATTCACACAATACTCATATGAGGTACTCTCCCACAAAATTCGCACCTTCCCATAGcccaaaaagcaaacaaCACAACCGGCCATCATCATAACGAcatctcacccaccaccttccctctcttctaTGATGCTCACGGATTCAcatactcccccccctcccccgccctcctaacctgcctcaccctccccccccgtctcaacccctccacatccAACTCATCCTgattcaccaccctcaaatTAACCGGTCGAATATCCTTGAACCCCTCCCTAAACTTTCTCATCTCCTCtgaaacctcctccccttcctggATAGGCACCGGCTCGGCAAGAACCAACACCCCGCAGTGTTTACACGATCCTTTGCGGACAATCTTTTGGTTGAATCCATACCAGGTGAGGTTTTCCCTCCCGGAAATGACAAGCTGGTCTTTTGTTGGATAGGCCCAGACGTAGCCGCCCTGTTCAGAGGGCTGTCAGATGGGTTGGCAAGGGGGGAACGGGGGGGACCTACACGGATACAATGGCTGCAGTTGCACTCTGCTAGCATGCCTTTGTAGGATTGGCTCTCGAAGGGGTGGTCGACTTTGAGGGCGGCGGTTACGGCGCCGCAGTGGCAGGAGCCGTGGTAGAGGGTTCCTTGGTTGTCTGGGATTGactgaggggaggggagagggccGGGGTGGGTAGGGGGGGTGtaagggggtgggtgggctGTGCTGTCGACgctggaagggggtgttAGTTGTTTGCgggagagaaggggggagaaaGGGGGCATACTGTCGCTCTTGGAGGGCCCAGATGTCGAGGTTTTGGATGCAGCGGGCCTGTGTTGGATGATGGTCagtgaggtgatgatgtaAAGAGAATGTTGGTGTAAAACGCACATTGATGCCCATGTTCATCGGGGGGTCGAAGAACTCGGATGTTCCGTAGGTTGCGGTGCCGCATTTGCTGCAGAACTACACAAGTCTGTTAGTTGAGCGACGGTGGTATATGATGAGTGAGACTCACTTGATGCTtccacttcttctccccaAACTGATACTGCTTGATAGTCCCCCCATCCTTGACAATCTTCAGCTCAACCCCCGGAGTAATAGCGAAATACCCCTTCTTGTAGCAAATACTGCAGTTGCAAATCACACCTGACTTGATCTCGGGGGCTTCAAACTCAAAGACAAAGGCACCGCAGTGGCAGTTGCCGCGGTATTTCTTGATTTGCTGTTCCGAGTCCGCCATTTTGTTCAGTTTCGGACGTTGATAGTCAGGATTGAAGTTGTGAGGTTCTCgactacctaggtaggtaaatCGGAAGCTGCCATCAATTACTCGGCTGCCTTGCCCTTTGTGAACCAACATCCATCCCACACGAGCACACGTAACCACCGGGCCAACTTTGACCCCGATTATCTGTTACAACGTTCCATCAGACACCAGTAATGTACATAATATTCTTGACTTCGGACTTCGGACTCGAATCCTTTCCTCCCCAATGGGATTCATTGGAGGGGCTTGGCACGCTTCTGTCGTGTCGAGAGTACCCCGCGGCGCGAGAGTGTACGCGGTGTCAGGTGACCTAGGTATCGTAGGGTAGAGAgttgaagagggaagagaacCATCGACAGCCACGACATCGCCAACGGTCTGTCTCACTCCCCGCCCTTTCTTCTCCAGCATCAACGATTTGTTGGGACAGCATCGCAATGATCACTTGACCACTTTTACCCCAGAAAATACTTCCtcaaaaaaatcaaaaaatcaaaaaaaagaaagcacGACAGGCGGTGAGGAAAAAACCCATATCCTCGGGTCCCAAGAGATGACATATGTCCTCCCCCCGAGTCGGTGTGCCCCCATGCCGGATCGCGCTCGGCCCCTCGCTCCGGGAATGAAGCTTCACCCAAGCATCGGATAAGGCTATGCCGCATTTTCTAGATGCCGGTGCGGaaagaagaacaagcagTGGCCACATGACCATGTGAAGATCCTCTTGAGATCGATAAATCATATCAATGTAGTGGGCTAGATTTCCGTCCTACCGGCGGTCGAAAACTTAAGCATCAGCTGATCGTGGTACGGATTACGAGAGAGATGAAACTCTACGAACCCGTCAGCTGGGGTTACCTTTGTTGCACTACTTTTCTTCCGAGAGAGATGTCAACAATAAGGAACCTTTTGCCAGGGCGACGAGGGTGCTGCAAGGCACTACTAGACGGATCGACACTCGACATCGACTTTGTGTCGTCCAGGTACAGAATGGTTGTCCGGCAGGCAGATCGACAAACTTGACGACATGTTGGTTTCTGGAGACGAGACCAGCTACAGTAGATAGCCGTCGGCAAGTGAACTCTTGCCGATGACTGGTGTTGAATGTTGATAGACCAGGTTCCCCGCACCAAACGAATCCCGAGCTGTTCGTCCGgtggatgttgctgctgtggtcGGCATGCAGCGTGCCTTTTTGGTGTGTGGTCCGGCGGGCCCGGCGTTGTCTGGGCGTGGGGTGGCCCCGGGAGTCTGGAgcaggggagagggaggctgGTCACCGTTCCGGACCATTGCGGGTCGGGTGGAAGGCCGACAAATCAGAGCCTAGTCCGGCTTGGCCCGATTGTCGATTCGCGAATGGGActgttgctgatgggggatggggatgacgTCGACGATTGGTCATTGTTGTCTTTTCTCTCGCTGGATTGTTTCAAATTTGCCCCGCCGTAAGGgcgaaaagaaaagacgGAAATTTTCGCGTCGAGAAAGGGAACTTCGTCGAGATGCTTGCTGCAAGGACTCTATGACCTTGTTATGTCTGATGTGATCGACGGCGTTGTGACCCCTTTTGCTCCATCGGGCTTCAACGAGCCCATGCATCTCCATGTTGGCTGTACCCTTCTCAGCAAAAAGATGCGAGTACTCAGCAGAAGGACCTCGAGATCGTTCAACTCCAGCTGCTACCGGACGCGAGCTGCGAGCTGCGAGCTGTGATGCGTTGTATAAGGCGGGGTTtgccgatggtggtgaggggtaACGACGGGGTTCATCGTGGCGTGTGGCTCTCTGTCTACATCGTCATATTCCTTCCCTCGCAACAtctgagatgagatgagatgtaATGAGGATGTGGCCTCATCATCCGTTCCTCCATTGGGACATATCCGTGTCTTTTCCGCTACAGGTACCCGAGACAGAGGCAAAGAGAAGAGGAGTTGTAAGGTAGAGTCAAGATGACGAGTGCTCTGCGGGTCCATCGCTCCTCTCCAATCCACACTTGGCTGTGCCTGTCAAGCTGATCGTTCGTTCCTACCAAGCTTGGCATGGAAGAAAACATGGAATTTCCAGAGCACTAATTCAACTTTGTACCTTGTCTTGTTGACCGCCCGCCCTGAGAGTGAGACACCTCGTCCCGTCTCCCGCCTGTCACTTGCTTGGACGATGGCCATGTTCCCCGGATTTTCATCTGCTGTACATACACGCACCCGCCCCCGCCCGTTGCCCGCTCCCATGGCAAGAAGGCGGCATTCGGTCAGGAACACGACATATGCacgagaagaagacgctAACCTCTGCTCCAGTCGCCCGGCGTGGGGCCCGCAACACCATCTGTCTTGTGATTTGTCCCTTGCATCACCAACTCCCACGTTCCCCAGAATGAGGCGGTGCCCGGCCTGCATTCCATGACAAAAAGATTCCGTCTTGAGCCCTCCCGACAGAGGCAACATTCCTTCTGGAATCCAAAGTACGAGCTATAGGAACAGGTACATACATGGGACATAACAAGAGACAGGCGAACTAGCGGCCGGCTAGCACCCGCCAGTCCCGGCACCTCTTTCCCATCCATACAGACTCGAACAGAACCTTTTTCATGGTGTCCACTTGACGCTCTGATTGGCAATGGAAGGGGCCGATCCACCAGGGACGCTTCTTGCTGTCCACCCTTCTGGGGCCATCTTGGTCATGAGTCCCGCCCTGGTCACGCTACATGCGGTGTTCTGCCCCTTGATATTTTTAACCTCTATACTCCccaggtacctaccttacttTCCAAGATGACTATAAGGTAGCGTTTTCTTGGATAGGTTCGGCGGTAACCCGTACagcttacctacctacctacctacctccccgtaccttcctcaccccctcgcGAGCCGCCAAGCTAGATCCCGTTCTTTGTTCGGCGACCCGGTATCTGGATCGGAATACACCATCCTCTCTTATATAAGTACCTTCATTCCAGTTCCCTCTGGCGCCAATCCGTCGTCGATTGTTTGGCAACATCACACCATCACACGGTTCAGTTCTCCACGATGCCTAGTAGTGCTCCAGATTTGACCGTCATGGCGTACGGTGCACTTGCTAGCCTCaaggccgccgctgctgccaaggaCAAGACAAAACCCAAGCTGTTCAGTCATCCCAAGGTTGACATCATTGATATCCGCCGTGTCGAGGTCGAGACAAACCTCAAGGCCGACATTGTCTCCCAGTTCTGTCCAAAGGAAGGGCCCAGAAAGCTTCCCACACTGCTCTTGTACGACGAGAGAGGGTTGCAGTTGTTTGAGAAGGCATGTCTTTTTCGTTGAGTCGTCAGGAGTGAAGGGCGAGCGAAGTTGCTGACAGAATTCCAGATTACGTATTTGGAAGAGTACTACCTGACCAACGATGAGATTCAAGTGCTCGAGTCGTCGGCCAAAGAGATTGCCGGCAGCATTCCTTCAGGGTCTATGGTTATCGAACTCGGCAGTGGGTGAGTCCAATGGCAGCGCGGTTTTGTTGTGGGGGCTGTTGTTATGCTGACCTTTGGTCCCAAAGAAACCTTCGAAAAGTGAATCTGCTTCTGCAAGCTTTCGAGGACGCCGGCAAGAGCATTGACTACTACGCTTTGGATCTCTCCAAGCAAGAGCTCGAGCGTACCCTTGCCCAGCTTCCCGCATATCAGCATGTCCGAGCTCATGGTCTGTTTGGAACGTACGACGATGGGCGGGAGTGGCTCAAGGACCCATCCAATATTTCAAGAAGGAAGTGCATAATGAGTCTTGGGTCAAGCATTGGTGAGTGTCCCTCCCATTCGTGCCCGACTTGAGAGCAGCAGGGAGAACCTGAACCTAACGCAACTCCGCCAGGGAATTTCGAGCGAAGCGCGGCCGCCTCGTTTCTCAAGTCATTCTCCGATGTCCTCAGCCATGGTGACACCATGCTGATTGGGCTGGATGCTTGCAACGACCCGGCCAAAGTCTAGTATGTTCCATCCAGTTCCCCCTTCGTGCAGATTCGATTTCAAGGTTCGCTGACCGGCATACCTGAACAGCCACGCCTACAATGGTATGTCCTACCGCACGCACTCTGCAGTGTGATTATTACGCTGACTTGTAGTTTTGTGGGATCACACACAGACAAGGAGGGCATCACCCATGAGTACGTCAtgctcaccacccgcccctTTTTTGACAAGCTGCATATATGAAGGGAACTTGAGCAACTGACGGGGGACCTAGGTTCATTCTGAATGGTCTTCGCCATGCCAACAGGGTCCTTGGACAGGCTGCCTTCCACGAAAGGGACTGGAGGGTGATTGGTGAATACGTCCATGACGCCGAGGGAGGGCGCCATCAAGCCTTCTACTCACCGGTACGTGACACGACCGTTTTTGGCCAAGTCATCCGGCCCCACGAGCGAGTCCAGGTCGAGGAGAGCCTGAAGTGGTCTCCGGAGGAGACACGGAAGATGTGGGACCTGGCCGGTATGACCGAGATGGGGAAGTGGATGCACGGCACAGAATATGGTGAGCAACCTGCCTTCCCTTTCACACACATTACCTATATCCCTATTTTCCGGCGGCAACTGGGCTCTGCGCGGttctttccctctctctctctctcttgacAGGCCGGTCAACGATGATTTTACCCAAGCTTTACCCCACGTTTTGACCTTTTGACACGTGGGACCAGTCGTACGATTTGCTTCTGCGCCGTGAAACACATCTCGATTGTGTGTGCCCTTTGCTGCGGGAAGAGGTCGTCCCCACTGGCCACCATGGTCTACCGATGGGTGTGTGTTGGGCTGCGGGGTCAACGGCCAGCCAAGGACCCAGGCTGTTAACATAGTCTTATTTCACTTGGAGAGAGACGGAGACAGAGAGAGCAAGAATGACTAACAGCAGCAATATGCAGGCCTTCATCTACTCACCAAGTCAAAGATGTCATTCAGCCTGATTCCTTCCGTCTACGCCCGCAGCGCCCTTCCCACCATATCGGATTGGGAGGCGGTTTGGGCGGCATGGGATGTTGTCACACGTGAGATGCTGCCGCACGAGGAGCTGCTTGAGAAGCCCATCAAGCTCCGCAACGCCTGCATCTTCTACCTCGGCCACATCCCCAccttcctcgacatccaGCTGAGCAAGACGACCAAGGAGCCGCTGACGGAACCGGAAACGTACTCGCTGATTTTTGAGAGAGGGATCGACCCTGATGTCGACAACCCCGAGTTGTGCCATGCCCACTCGGAAATACCTGACGAATGGCCCTCGGTGGAGGACGTCCTGGCCTATCAAAACCGGGTGCGAGCTCGCGTACAGAGCATGTATGCAAGCGGTGCCGAAAGCATCCCGCGGCATGTGGGTCGGGCGGTTTGGGTGGGCTTCGAGCATGAGCTCATGCACCTGGAGACGCTGCTGTACATGATGCTGCAGAGCGACAGGACGCTGCCGCCGTCGCACGTGCCGGCGCCGGACTGGGAGAAGCTGGCGGCcagggcgaggggggagggggtggtgaatgaGTGGTTTGATATTCCGGAGCAGGAGATCACCATAGGGTTGGATGATCCAGAGGACGGGACGGACATTGATAATGTGTATGGTTGGTAGGTttttccccccctttcatcaACATGAACACCCCTAACAAAAACAGGGACAACGAAAAACCTGTCCGCCGGGTAAAAGTCCACtccttccaagcccaaggccgccccatcaccaacgaagAATACGCTCAATACCTCTACAACACCTCGAGCAACAAACTCCCCGCCTCATGGGTGGAAatccccccatccaaccacaccaacggaaccacctcccccctcccagaaTCCTTCCTCCACAATAAAGCAGTCCGCACCATCTACGGCCccgtccccctctccctcgccctcgactGGCCAGTCTTTGCGTCATACGACGAActctcctcctgcgccaCCTACATGGGCGGACGCATCCCCACCTTTTTCGAAACCCGCAGCATCTATCAATACGCAGAagagctcaagaagaagaaggacgtgGAAAACCAACTCGGAAAGACAGTTCCCGCCGTGAATGGTCACCTCTGCAACAACGGGGTGGAGATTTCTCCCCCTGCTACCCCCACTACGACGACTGCTTCTTCTGATGCTGGTGGGGAGACTGATTTGTTTATTGACCTTTCAGACGCAAATGTCGGCTTGCACAACTGGCATCCTGTACCCGtgacggggaaggggaataAACTGGCTGGGCAGGCGGAGATGGGCGGTGTGTGGGAGTGGACTAGTTCTGTGctggaggagtgggaggggtttgagGCGATGGGGTTGTATCCAGGGTATACGGCTGATTTTTTTGACGGGAAGCATAATGTTGTTCTTGGGGGGAGCTGGGCGACGCACCCGAGGAttgcggggaggaggagtttgtgagtttttttttttttctcccatGTTGAACGAGGGGCTAACGAGGAGCAGTGTCAATTGGTACCAAAGAAACTACCCTTATGCTTGGGTaggggcgaggttggtgagggatatCTAAGTCTGGATGCTCTCTCAGTTTCAGACTTCTGATATCTCTTCTGCCTCACCCTTTCCAGCATTCTATGGTCGGGGGATTCTTTTCTCATCTATTTATCGACGCCactctttcttcttctttacGGTTGTCGGAAAACCCAAAAGAGAAACGAGAATTTGGAAAAGCGCGGTCGTTTTTCACACACATACAAAAGCCAGAAAACACGAGGCACTTTTTTCATTTTGAGATGCCGCCTCCGGGGGCTGTTTAATAGTATTTTTATTTTATCATTATAGCTCTCTCTTTTAAGGAATGGTATTGGGTTTCTGGTATTTCGTTTCGGATCATCAGATCGTTTCAGGTACTTAAGTAGTCGAGTTGTCTTGCTGTAGGACATTATGATTGAGTTCTCTCTCTGTTCTAACTGCATCTCCTAATAATGGCGAAGCAGTGGGATGGGACCGACCCTCAAAGTGTGAGAGAAGAGCCGTCTTCCTTCACAATATCGTTTAAACATCATATATTTGGATTTGACGCTCTGCCTCAAATGTCATCCACCCTTACCTATCAACCTTGCTTCTACCgaatagaaaaaaaagaagaaaaaattGTTTGATACATAAACTCCAACGCTGCCAAAAAAGATGAACCAAACGCCTGTTTTTCAAATCTCTCCAGTGAGATTTATTTATATCATCCACCCATTCGTCATCCTTCTTGATGtctcccttctccccttctcctcctccttctcaagccCTTCTCCCCTCTCACCCTCAGAACCGCACTCACAAACCCCCTAAGCCTTcccaccttccccctccgccttcttccccgtACTCATCTTCTGCCTGTTTTTGTTTCCCCATCATTagcccccaccccccccctcaaccatcaGGACCAGAAAACTTACTcaatcctccccacccccttcaacctcaaaTACACATCCGTCCCCCACCCATGCAAACTCTGCACCTtgatcccacccccaaaataCTCGGCATACGCCCTGCTCAATGGCAGCCCATACCCCAGCCCAGCAATCGAGCTCCCCCCGCTGCTCGCCGCCGAGATCACGCTCAGCGCGTCATCGCTCCATGCCCCAGGGGGATCGTCCTCATTCTCCGAAAAGGTGGTGAAGCTGTAAGACCAAATGTGCGGCAGCACCTCTGGGCCGATACCACCTCCCCGATCCCGGATTCTGATCGTCACCCCGGGGGCATTGTCGTCAAGGGGCTGGATATGGTCTTTGTTGAACGCCCCCAAAGAGACAGACGGTGGGGAGAGCGTGATGGGGGTTGTGACGGACGAAGGAGGCTCGGGAGCTATGGTGATCTCCACCGGGGATTTACTCTGACCGTTTTCGACTGTGGCCCGGAAAGCGTTCTTGAGGAGCTCGGTGATGATATACTCTAGGTGCGTGGGGACAAAGGCAAAGGTTGTCTCGGGGCTGCCGTTGATGAACCATTCTGGTCTCACCCCATAATTGAGCTCGCAGATGTCGGCGACAAAACTGCCGCACGAGTCGACTGTTGATGCCGGGCGGAGGGCCGTGTCAATGACCCCGATGTACCCTGGGGTTTCAGGGCATGGTgtaggggaggagggtgggtcAAAGTGCGGGCTGGAGGAATAATGCAAGGCGATGTGCTGCTCGGCTACCAACCTGGTCCCGATACGGGCGCGGAGGTGCTGGTCGAGGAAGCGGGTTACCTCGCCGGGGGAGATGTATTTCCTGCACTCCAAGAACCCCCGCGCGAGAATGGGGATGGTGTCGGTGTGGGTTTGGACTAGCTCGGCGAGGACTTCAGTGAAGCGGATTTCGTCTTCGAGGTTAGAGATTGTGCGGCCTTgccaggggaggagggtggagagtgaGTGTTGGTAGTTGTTGTAGATTTTGcggatgttggggttggacaCCACGATATAGGGGAGGTTGCGGAGGGCTTGGATCCTATGGGCTAGTCgaatggggaggagggagagggtgaagcgcgccgaggagaggagggcttCGGCGCTGAGGGGTGGTCGGCCATGTCTTTAGGAGAAAAGGTGTTAGACGCTGTGGTGTGATTGGAGCCATCGTGTTGGAAGGGATAGGAAGACAAACTTGACCAAGTCTGCCAGACTCAATCGATGTAGGGGCTGTTTAGCAAGCCACGGGACAGCATCGTCGGTCTCGGAATAAGTgacgtgatggtggtggtgactcggaggtcggtggtggtgggcaacGGGAGCTTCCTTATTAGGGTTctgtgatgttgatgacgCCCTTCGCGCCAGGTATCGTCCTTTGACAAGTCCTGGGACAATACGGGAGGGCGTCGACAACCGTATCAACCTCGCCGTGGGGCCCATATTATCAAAGTGCTGATGTGTAGTTGAAGCTGTGTCAAAGCTGAGTAAAAGAATGGAACGCGGCACGATTAAACTGAAACTGTGCGAGTACAAGTTGCTAAATGCTATCAAAAGAGAGGGAGCAAGCTGGAGATGGTAAGATTAAATACATCAATAACACTGTCCAACATGAACACTGGAAAGAGAGAATGACTGTCAATTGCTAGCTAGCGCTCGTCATAACGACTACGAACCCTCGATATCGATAAGCCGCTGGACAGGGATTATCTGCCCCGCTGTCACGGCACACGCTGCCCCGCACCTCACTAGATCCCGCTCCTGGACGGCTGGCCTGGGCTCCTTATTGAGTGCGCATCTCTTGATCAgcttcaacctccttcacGTGCTCGTGGCTGGAAAGAGTTTGGACAGAGTCCTCGGGGAAGGAGACTCTGTTGGTGACAGAGTCAGTCATTTTGTTCATTTGTCTGATATCGAGAGAGTCTTACGAGAAGCCCTTGATCAGTGTGTACTCGTGGCCGATGGTGCCGCCCTGGTCTTTGGCATGTTGCTTGGCCCTGCGCGGTATCAGCTTCAGTTCGGTAGAGAGATAGATCCCGGGAAAGGATCTTCTTACGCCTCGATCTGCTCGGGGGTAGCGTCGTCCTTGCAGGTCAcctgtgtggtggtgatgttagCTTAACGATCAGAATA from Podospora pseudocomata strain CBS 415.72m chromosome 3, whole genome shotgun sequence includes:
- a CDS encoding hypothetical protein (EggNog:ENOG503P4C0; COG:S), with amino-acid sequence MADSEQQIKKYRGNCHCGAFVFEFEAPEIKSGVICNCSICYKKGYFAITPGVELKIVKDGGTIKQYQFGEKKWKHQFCSKCGTATYGTSEFFDPPMNMGINARCIQNLDIWALQERHVDSTAHPPPYTPPTHPGPLPSPQSIPDNQGTLYHGSCHCGAVTAALKVDHPFESQSYKGMLAECNCSHCIRGGYVWAYPTKDQLVISGRENLTWYGFNQKIVRKGSCKHCGVLVLAEPVPIQEGEEVSEEMRKFREGFKDIRPVNLRVVNQDELDVEGLRRGGRVRQVRRAGEGGEYVNP
- the EGT1 gene encoding Ergothioneine biosynthesis protein 1 (EggNog:ENOG503NW1H; COG:S), with the protein product MWDLAGMTEMGKWMHGTEYGLHLLTKSKMSFSLIPSVYARSALPTISDWEAVWAAWDVVTREMLPHEELLEKPIKLRNACIFYLGHIPTFLDIQLSKTTKEPLTEPETYSLIFERGIDPDVDNPELCHAHSEIPDEWPSVEDVLAYQNRVRARVQSMYASGAESIPRHVGRAVWVGFEHELMHLETLLYMMLQSDRTLPPSHVPAPDWEKLAARARGEGVVNEWFDIPEQEITIGLDDPEDGTDIDNVYGWDNEKPVRRVKVHSFQAQGRPITNEEYAQYLYNTSSNKLPASWVEIPPSNHTNGTTSPLPESFLHNKAVRTIYGPVPLSLALDWPVFASYDELSSCATYMGGRIPTFFETRSIYQYAEELKKKKDVENQLGKTVPAVNGHLCNNGVEISPPATPTTTTASSDAGGETDLFIDLSDANVGLHNWHPVPVTGKGNKLAGQAEMGGVWEWTSSVLEEWEGFEAMGLYPGYTADFFDGKHNVVLGGSWATHPRIAGRRSL
- a CDS encoding hypothetical protein (COG:T; EggNog:ENOG503NY08); protein product: MGPTARLIRLSTPSRIVPGLVKGRYLARRASSTSQNPNKEAPVAHHHRPPSHHHHHVTYSETDDAVPWLAKQPLHRLSLADLVKHGRPPLSAEALLSSARFTLSLLPIRLAHRIQALRNLPYIVVSNPNIRKIYNNYQHSLSTLLPWQGRTISNLEDEIRFTEVLAELVQTHTDTIPILARGFLECRKYISPGEVTRFLDQHLRARIGTRLVAEQHIALHYSSSPHFDPPSSPTPCPETPGYIGVIDTALRPASTVDSCGSFVADICELNYGVRPEWFINGSPETTFAFVPTHLEYIITELLKNAFRATVENGQSKSPVEITIAPEPPSSVTTPITLSPPSVSLGAFNKDHIQPLDDNAPGVTIRIRDRGGGIGPEVLPHIWSYSFTTFSENEDDPPGAWSDDALSVISAASSGGSSIAGLGYGLPLSRAYAEYFGGGIKVQSLHGWGTDVYLRLKGVGRIE
- a CDS encoding hypothetical protein (COG:S; EggNog:ENOG503P8MY), with the translated sequence MFIRRIRTLSPSLRFLSANTQSFSNRPKPTTTTTMPSYIVTCKDDATPEQIEAAKQHAKDQGGTIGHEYTLIKGFSVSFPEDSVQTLSSHEHVKEVEADQEMRTQ